The window AGATTGGGCGGCGGCGACCGCCTCCGCCCGCGGGCCCACCGTGACGAAGGAAAGGACGGGGTGCTCGCTCCGGCGCGCGCCGGGCAGCCGACGGGCCATCTCCGGGAACGGACCCCACTCCGGATCCGCCGGGAGATCCGGGCGGAAAAACACCGCCCGGGCGTTGCCCCCCTGCATGGCCAGGTAGACCACGCCGTTATCCGGCGGGCCCATCCGCGGATAGACCATGGTGGAAGAGGTGAAGGCAGGGGTCAGCCAGGTCTCGCCGGCCATGGCCGCCTGGACCGCGCCGAGGAGGGTGGCGATGCCCCCTCGCACCTGCTCCGCCGCGTCGGGGGCGGCCACGATAAGGGCCGGGCCGTCCGGGTTCCAGCGGATGGCCTCCAGGGCCAGAACCAGGGTTCGGAAACCGATCGGTCCCACCACCGGAGCTCAGCGTCCTTTCCATTCGGCCTTGCGCTTCTCGATGAACGCCCGCATCCCCTCTTTCTGATCCTCCGTGGCGAAGAGGAGATAGAAGAGCCGGCGCTCATATTCCAGGCCGTCCCGCAGGCTGGTCTCGAAGGCTTTGTTCACCGCCTCCTTGGCCAGGCGGACGGCGATGGGCGGCCGGGCGGCGATCTCCTTCGCCAGGCGGATCGCTTCCTCCAGGTAAACTTCCACGGGGACCACGCGGGAGACCAGCCCGGCGGCCTCCGCCTCCCGGGCGCTCATGTAACGGCCGGTGAGGATCATCTCCATCGCC is drawn from Thermoflexus hugenholtzii and contains these coding sequences:
- a CDS encoding AAC(3) family N-acetyltransferase, yielding MGPIGFRTLVLALEAIRWNPDGPALIVAAPDAAEQVRGGIATLLGAVQAAMAGETWLTPAFTSSTMVYPRMGPPDNGVVYLAMQGGNARAVFFRPDLPADPEWGPFPEMARRLPGARRSEHPVLSFVTVGPRAEAVAAAQSLQDPWGPLRWLHAEGGDVLLLGADPTMNVAIHYVEALAGRKTFLRWALMDRRVVELPGFPGCRRGFGAAAPRLEPITRRVYLSERVFQGLPMGRMVEILLELLRRDPMALLCEDPMCLLCHAVRQHVLYGSRSA